In Candidatus Epulonipiscium viviparus, one DNA window encodes the following:
- the dnaJ gene encoding molecular chaperone DnaJ, which yields MATKKDYYDVLGVNKSSTEAEIKKAYRKVAKKYHPDTNPDNAEAESKFKEASEAYEVLSDSDKKAAYDRFGHSAFEQGAGGGAGGGGFGGFGDFGGFSSSGFSSGGFDFEDLFGDLFGGGSRRSSRRGPKPGADIEQTIQITFAEAAFGVDKEITVQTSETCPTCKGSKAKPGTHAETCSKCNGTGQIKITQRTILGNMQTTSTCDVCRGEGKVIKEKCTTCRGTGKVKVSKKVTVNIPPGIDTGQTLRVNGKGEAGDIGAPDGDLLLTIYIKAHEIFKRDGNSVNMRMPISFKQAALGAEVSVPTLDGNVKLDIKEGTQTGTKFRLQGKGIPSLRNPKVRGDQYVEVYVEVPKNLSATQKELLEKFDSNTKDSHQPEQTKFKQRLERLFKK from the coding sequence ATGGCAACAAAAAAAGATTATTATGATGTGCTTGGTGTGAATAAAAGTTCAACAGAAGCAGAAATTAAAAAAGCATATAGAAAGGTAGCGAAAAAGTATCATCCAGATACTAATCCAGACAACGCAGAAGCGGAGTCAAAGTTTAAGGAAGCTTCAGAAGCGTATGAAGTTTTGAGTGATTCTGATAAAAAAGCTGCCTATGATAGGTTTGGACATAGCGCGTTTGAACAAGGTGCGGGCGGCGGAGCTGGCGGAGGCGGTTTTGGTGGCTTTGGAGATTTTGGCGGCTTTAGTAGTAGTGGCTTTAGCAGTGGTGGGTTCGACTTCGAAGATCTTTTTGGAGACTTATTTGGTGGAGGTAGTAGGCGTTCGTCTAGGCGTGGGCCAAAACCTGGTGCAGATATCGAGCAAACAATTCAGATTACATTTGCGGAAGCTGCTTTTGGAGTGGATAAAGAGATTACAGTGCAAACTTCTGAAACTTGCCCTACCTGTAAAGGAAGCAAAGCGAAGCCAGGAACTCATGCGGAAACTTGCTCGAAGTGTAATGGTACGGGTCAAATCAAAATTACTCAAAGAACGATTCTTGGAAATATGCAAACTACATCAACTTGTGACGTTTGTAGAGGAGAAGGTAAGGTTATTAAGGAGAAGTGTACTACTTGTCGTGGAACAGGTAAAGTTAAGGTATCTAAAAAAGTTACTGTGAACATACCTCCGGGTATTGATACCGGCCAGACTTTGCGTGTAAATGGAAAAGGAGAAGCTGGAGATATTGGGGCACCAGACGGTGATTTATTGCTGACAATATATATTAAGGCACATGAGATATTTAAGCGAGACGGAAATAGTGTAAACATGAGAATGCCGATTAGTTTTAAGCAAGCAGCGCTGGGAGCCGAGGTTTCGGTGCCAACTCTCGATGGAAATGTAAAGCTAGATATTAAGGAAGGAACTCAGACGGGAACCAAGTTTAGACTGCAAGGAAAAGGAATTCCAAGCTTGAGAAATCCAAAGGTACGAGGGGATCAATATGTAGAAGTGTATGTAGAGGTGCCTAAAAATCTTTCGGCAACGCAAAAGGAATTGCTCGAAAAGTTTGATTCTAATACAAAGGATAGCCATCAGCCAGAACAAACAAAGTTTAAGCAAAGGTTAGAAAGATTGTTTAAGAAATGA